The genomic DNA GGTGATCGAAAAGCTCAACAAGGAACCGCTGCTGGTCGAATACGGCAAGTCGTTCTTCCCGGTGCTGTTCATCGTGCTGGTGCTGCGTTCGTTCCTGGTGGAACCGTTCCAGATCCCGTCCGGTTCGATGAAGCCGACCCTGGACGTGGGCGATTTCATCCTGGTGAACAAGTTCTCCTACGGGATCCGCCTGCCGGTGATCGACAAGAAAGTCATCGAGGTGGGTGACCCGCAACGCGGCGATGTCATGGTGTTCCGCTTCCCGAGCGATCCGAACGTCAACTACATCAAGCGCGTGGTCGGCCTGCCGGGCGACACGATCCGCTACACCGCCGACAAGCGTCTGTTCGTCAATGGCGAATCAGTCGCTGAACAGTTGCTCGGCTCCGAGCCGGGTACGCTGGGCAGTGCCGAACTCTACCGGGAAAAACTCGGCGAGGCCGAACACCTGATCCGCAAGGAAATGAGCCGCTACCGCGCCACGCCGGACCGTTCCTGGACCGTGCCGGCGGGGCACTATTTCATGATGGGCGACAACCGCGACAACTCCAACGACAGCCGTTACTGGGATGATCCGAACATTCCCAAGGACATGCTGGGCATGGTCCCGGACCGGAACATCGTCGGCAAGGCCTTTGCAGTCTGGATGAGCTGGCCGGAACCCAAACTCAGTCACCTGCCGAATTTCTCGCGGGTTGGCCTGATCAAGTAATCACACACGGCGCTGTTGAACACAGCGCCGAATGCTTTTCTGGAGCCTTACAAGGTTGCCCGGGGGCATGAAGCCAACGATAGTCAGGACGTCATTTTTGAACACAGCGTTAATTGTCCCAAGCCAATGGTGCGTTGCCACCATGGCGGTGGAATCCAGCCACGAACTCAGCGTGGGTAAACCGTGAGCGTTTCTCTAAGCCGTCTCGAGCGTCAGCTCGGCTACACCTTCAAGGACCCGGACCTGATGCTCCTGGCCCTCACTCACCGCAGTTTTGCCGGGCGCAACAACGAACGCCTGGAATTCCTCGGTGATGCCATCCTTAACTTCGTGGCCGGTGAGGCGCTGTTCGAGCGCTTCCCGCTGGCCCGCGAAGGCCAGTTGTCGCGTTTGCGCGCGCGATTGGTAAAAGGTGAGACCCTGGCCGTACTGGCCCGTGGTTTCGACCTGGGCGAATACCTGCGACTGGGCTCCGGAGAACTGAAAAGCGGCGGTTTCCGTCGTGAGTCGATCCTGGCCGATGCCCTGGAAGCGTTGATTGGCGCGATCTACCTGGATTCAGGCATGGAAATGGCGCGCGAACGCGTGCTGGCCTGGCTGACTTCCGAGATCGACAGCCTGACGTTGGTGGACACCAACAAGGACCCGAAGACCCGTTTGCAGGAATTCCTGCAATCGCGCAGTTGCGATCTGCCGCGCTACGAAGTCGTGGATATCCAGGGTGAGCCGCATTGCCGTACCTTCTTCGTCGAATGCGAAGTCGTCCTATTGAATGAAAAAAGCCGGGGTCAAGGTGTGAGTCGTCGTATTGCCGAACAGGTAGCGGCCGCCGCAGCACTGATTGCCCTGGGCGTGGAGAATGGCAATGACTGATACAACCGTCACCCGCTGCGGCTATGTCGCCATTGTCGGTCGGCCGAACGTGGGCAAGTCCACGCTGCTGAACCACATCTTGGGCCAGAAGCTGGCGATCACCTCGCGCAAGCCCCAGACCACCCGTCACAACATGCTCGGCATCAAGACCGAAGGCGCCGTGCAGGCGATCTACGTCGACACCCCGGGCATGCACAAGGGCGGCGAAAAGGCCCTGAACCGCTACATGAACAAGACTGCCT from Pseudomonas beijingensis includes the following:
- the lepB gene encoding signal peptidase I is translated as MSLNFPLLLVIAVFVCGLLALLDLLFLAPRRRAAIASYQGSVSQPDGVVIEKLNKEPLLVEYGKSFFPVLFIVLVLRSFLVEPFQIPSGSMKPTLDVGDFILVNKFSYGIRLPVIDKKVIEVGDPQRGDVMVFRFPSDPNVNYIKRVVGLPGDTIRYTADKRLFVNGESVAEQLLGSEPGTLGSAELYREKLGEAEHLIRKEMSRYRATPDRSWTVPAGHYFMMGDNRDNSNDSRYWDDPNIPKDMLGMVPDRNIVGKAFAVWMSWPEPKLSHLPNFSRVGLIK
- the rnc gene encoding ribonuclease III, with the protein product MSVSLSRLERQLGYTFKDPDLMLLALTHRSFAGRNNERLEFLGDAILNFVAGEALFERFPLAREGQLSRLRARLVKGETLAVLARGFDLGEYLRLGSGELKSGGFRRESILADALEALIGAIYLDSGMEMARERVLAWLTSEIDSLTLVDTNKDPKTRLQEFLQSRSCDLPRYEVVDIQGEPHCRTFFVECEVVLLNEKSRGQGVSRRIAEQVAAAAALIALGVENGND